Proteins from a genomic interval of Polaribacter sejongensis:
- a CDS encoding aminopeptidase P family protein encodes MKYDKIDSKLFIKNRKNFAAAMKPNSLAIFNSNDIYPISADSTMPFEQHRDILYLSGVDQEESVLFLFPDCPNEDLREILFVRETNDHIAVWEGAKLTKEAAFETSGIKTVYWLQDLEKVLFELSTYADTFYINTNEHYRANVETETREDRFTKWLLAKYPAHSVAKSSPILHKLRAVKDQIELDLMQKACNITEKGFRRILDFVKPGVWEYEIEAELLHEFARNRSKGFAYSPIIASGNSANVLHYMENNRECKSGDLILLDVAAEYANYKSDLTRTIPVSGKFTDRQKAVYNAVNYVKKEATKLLVPGTLWKEYHVEVGDIMTSELLKLGLLDKADVQNAPKDWPAYKKYFMHGTSHHIGLDTHDYGLLHKPMEANMVFTVEPGIYIPEEGFGIRLEDDVVIQEKGEPFNLMGNIPIEADEIEDIMQG; translated from the coding sequence ATGAAATACGATAAAATAGACTCAAAATTATTTATAAAAAATCGAAAAAACTTTGCTGCTGCAATGAAGCCAAATAGTTTGGCTATTTTTAATTCTAATGATATTTATCCGATTAGTGCAGATAGTACAATGCCTTTTGAACAACACAGAGATATCTTATATTTAAGTGGTGTAGATCAAGAAGAAAGTGTATTGTTTTTGTTTCCTGATTGCCCTAATGAAGATCTTAGAGAAATTTTATTTGTTAGAGAAACAAATGATCATATTGCGGTTTGGGAAGGAGCAAAATTAACCAAAGAAGCTGCTTTTGAAACAAGCGGAATTAAAACGGTTTATTGGTTACAAGATTTAGAAAAAGTTTTGTTTGAACTGTCTACTTATGCAGACACTTTTTACATTAATACCAACGAACATTATAGAGCAAATGTAGAAACGGAAACTCGTGAAGATCGTTTTACAAAATGGTTATTGGCAAAATATCCTGCACATTCAGTTGCTAAAAGCAGCCCTATTTTACATAAATTACGTGCTGTTAAAGACCAAATTGAATTGGATTTAATGCAAAAGGCGTGTAATATTACAGAAAAAGGTTTCCGTAGAATTTTAGATTTTGTAAAACCTGGTGTTTGGGAATATGAAATAGAAGCTGAGTTATTGCATGAGTTTGCAAGAAACAGATCTAAAGGGTTTGCATATTCGCCAATTATAGCTTCTGGAAATAGTGCAAATGTTTTGCATTATATGGAGAATAATAGAGAGTGTAAAAGTGGAGATTTAATTTTATTAGATGTTGCCGCAGAATATGCTAATTATAAAAGTGATTTAACAAGAACAATACCTGTTTCTGGTAAGTTTACCGATAGACAAAAGGCAGTTTATAATGCTGTAAATTACGTTAAAAAGGAGGCTACAAAATTATTGGTTCCTGGAACTTTGTGGAAAGAATATCATGTTGAAGTTGGTGATATTATGACTTCTGAATTATTGAAGTTAGGTTTGTTAGACAAAGCTGATGTACAAAATGCACCAAAAGATTGGCCTGCATATAAGAAATACTTTATGCACGGAACGAGCCATCATATTGGTTTAGATACGCATGATTATGGTTTATTACACAAACCAATGGAAGCAAATATGGTGTTTACAGTAGAACCAGGAATTTATATTCCGGAAGAAGGTTTTGGTATTCGTTTAGAAGATGATGTTGTGATTCAAGAAAAAGGAGAGCCGTTTAATTTAATGGGAAACATTCCTATTGAAGCAGATGAGATTGAAGATATAATGCAAGGTTAA
- a CDS encoding DEAD/DEAH box helicase encodes MTFKDLGLSAALVKAVEEKGYTKPSPIQEKAIPHILEGKDILASAQTGTGKTAGFTLPVLQHLAETKHPKYRPLRALVLTPTRELAAQVHDNVREYSKYVNIKSAVIFGGVNAKPQIATLRSGVDILVATPGRLLDLHSQKAVSFNRIDVLILDEADRMLDMGFARDLNKLISFMPAKRQNLMFSATFSADIKKLASGILNNPVSVEAEPQNSTAKKVTHNVYKVDKGQKTEFTIKLIKDGNWNQVLIFTRTKHGANKLTEKLIKAGISAAAIHGNKSQGARTKALRNFKENTIKALVATDIAARGLDIPLLPHVINFELPNVPEDYVHRIGRTGRAGAAGEAISLVCSEETEYQNEIEKLLKEKLNTSIVAGFEPTDTAAPKRAATQSKGSFGKKTRSSNGGSSQGDKPKNKPHFKGNKPAGSTSGRGRTGAPKKKRFRD; translated from the coding sequence ATGACATTTAAAGATTTAGGTTTATCCGCTGCATTAGTAAAAGCGGTTGAAGAAAAAGGATATACCAAACCATCCCCAATACAAGAAAAAGCAATTCCACATATTTTAGAAGGTAAAGACATTTTAGCTTCTGCACAAACAGGAACAGGAAAAACAGCTGGTTTTACATTACCAGTTTTACAACATTTAGCTGAAACAAAGCACCCAAAATATAGACCTTTAAGAGCGTTAGTGTTAACGCCAACAAGAGAATTGGCGGCGCAAGTACACGATAATGTAAGAGAGTATAGTAAATATGTAAATATAAAATCTGCTGTAATTTTTGGTGGTGTAAACGCAAAACCACAAATAGCAACCCTAAGAAGTGGTGTAGATATTTTGGTAGCAACACCAGGTAGATTATTAGATTTACACAGTCAGAAAGCAGTTTCTTTTAACAGAATTGATGTTTTAATTTTAGACGAAGCAGATCGAATGTTAGACATGGGTTTTGCTAGAGACTTAAATAAACTGATTAGTTTTATGCCTGCAAAGCGTCAGAATTTGATGTTTTCGGCAACTTTTTCTGCTGATATTAAAAAATTAGCATCAGGTATTTTAAATAATCCTGTCTCTGTAGAAGCTGAACCTCAAAATTCTACAGCCAAAAAAGTAACTCATAATGTTTATAAAGTTGATAAAGGCCAAAAAACAGAGTTTACGATTAAGTTGATAAAAGACGGAAATTGGAACCAAGTTTTAATCTTTACAAGAACCAAGCATGGAGCTAACAAATTAACCGAGAAATTGATTAAAGCAGGAATTTCTGCTGCAGCAATTCACGGAAATAAGAGTCAGGGTGCAAGAACAAAAGCATTAAGAAACTTTAAAGAAAACACTATTAAAGCATTAGTTGCAACAGATATTGCAGCACGTGGTTTAGATATTCCTTTATTACCTCACGTTATTAACTTTGAGTTGCCAAATGTACCAGAAGATTATGTGCATAGAATTGGTAGAACGGGTAGGGCAGGAGCAGCTGGAGAAGCAATTTCTTTAGTTTGTAGTGAAGAAACTGAATACCAAAATGAAATTGAAAAATTATTAAAAGAGAAGTTAAACACTTCTATTGTAGCAGGTTTTGAGCCTACTGATACTGCGGCACCTAAAAGGGCAGCAACACAAAGCAAAGGATCTTTTGGTAAGAAAACTAGATCTTCAAATGGTGGTTCTTCTCAAGGAGACAAGCCAAAAAATAAACCTCATTTTAAAGGAAATAAACCAGCAGGTTCTACTTCTGGAAGAGGAAGAACTGGAGCACCTAAGAAGAAGCGTTTTAGAGACTAG
- a CDS encoding ABC transporter ATP-binding protein encodes MLKVDNVSFSYHKKKSILNDFNFTLQKGEHLCVMGESGCGKSTLLKAIYGLVDLNKGKVFWKDEQIFGPKKHLVPGFENFKYVAQDFDLMPYISVSENIKKFLSRFYPEESELRTQELLEVIQMKAFENTMVKNLSGGQKQRVAIARALAKEPQLLLLDEPFGQIDNFKKNSLRRNLFSYLKEKNIACIIATHDKNDALSFADKLIIIKDNKIIANNAPKEIYNNPAEKYVAALFDDVNEITINNKTVLVYPHQIKVVENSEVKAIVLNSYFKGSYWLIEAEFNGQNVFFNHVSILVKGAEIDLKFL; translated from the coding sequence ATGCTAAAAGTAGATAACGTTTCATTTTCTTACCATAAAAAAAAATCAATATTAAACGATTTTAATTTCACCCTGCAAAAAGGAGAACACCTTTGTGTAATGGGAGAAAGTGGCTGTGGTAAATCGACACTTTTAAAAGCTATTTACGGATTAGTAGACTTAAATAAAGGGAAAGTATTTTGGAAAGACGAACAGATTTTTGGCCCAAAAAAGCATCTTGTTCCCGGTTTCGAAAACTTTAAATACGTAGCCCAAGATTTTGATTTAATGCCATATATTTCTGTATCGGAAAATATCAAAAAATTCTTGTCGAGATTTTATCCAGAAGAAAGTGAATTGCGTACCCAAGAATTATTAGAAGTCATTCAAATGAAGGCTTTTGAGAATACAATGGTTAAAAATTTAAGTGGCGGACAAAAACAACGTGTTGCTATTGCAAGAGCTTTGGCAAAAGAACCTCAGTTATTGTTGTTAGATGAACCATTCGGACAAATAGATAATTTCAAAAAGAACTCTTTACGTAGAAATTTATTCAGTTATTTAAAAGAAAAAAATATTGCTTGTATTATTGCAACACACGATAAAAATGATGCACTTTCCTTTGCAGACAAACTCATCATTATTAAAGACAATAAAATTATAGCAAATAATGCTCCGAAAGAGATTTACAACAACCCAGCTGAAAAATACGTAGCCGCCTTGTTTGATGATGTCAACGAAATTACCATCAACAATAAAACAGTTTTAGTATATCCACATCAAATAAAAGTAGTAGAAAATTCAGAAGTAAAAGCAATTGTTTTAAATTCTTATTTTAAAGGTTCTTATTGGTTAATTGAAGCTGAATTTAATGGGCAAAATGTGTTTTTTAATCATGTTTCTATTTTGGTTAAAGGTGCTGAAATTGATCTGAAGTTTTTGTAG
- a CDS encoding WD40/YVTN/BNR-like repeat-containing protein, which translates to MKSIFTFATLFLSGFLIAQTVTSSDITQQSLEKKSQMMNSSLVKNVEFTNIGPTVMSGRVVDMDVNPNNTTEFYVGYASGGLWYTNNNGTTLTPVLDNASTQNIGDIAVDWKTGTIWVGTGENNSSRSSYAGIGILKSTDKGETWQNVGLPDSHHIGRILINPNNADEVIVGAIGHLYSSNEERGIFKTTDGGKTWTKTLFINEDTGIIDVDVAPENFNIMYAASWERERKAWNFVGNGKNSAIYKSTDAGTSWTKIADKSGFPIGDGVGRIGLAVFNAETVYALHDSQYRRESKKKTTAYNLTKEQFENLSSADVLALRNKTLDNYLKEYGFREKFRAENAKQLLRPGGLKPKELMAFLDDEMAIAFEEPVIGAEVFKTTNGGTSWKKTHTEYLDGVNSSYGYYFGEIRVNLQDENSIYVLGIGIIKSKDGGKTFSSISRENVHADHQALWVNPKKPGHLVEGNDGGLNISYDDGESWIKLNNAAVGQFYSVNVDNEKNYNVYGGLQDNGVWFGPHNAKIDKAWHKSGQNPFKSIMGGDGMHVQIDNRNHNIVYTGYQFGNYYRINLETEENIYIQPKPEKDAKPYRFNWQTPIHLSKHNQDILYLGGNKLHRSLNQGDTWETISDDLTNGGKEGNVAYGTLTSISESPFQFGLIYTGSDDGLLHVSKNGGGSWTKISENLPKDLWVSRVIASKFKKERVYATLNGYRFDDFTPYVYMSDDYGQTWKNIGNTIPTAAVNVIKEDSENENIVYLGTDNGLYISFNNGTSWEAFSKNLPNVAVHDLVIQPTVKDLIVATHGRSLYKTNITAIQKMNDSVLVKSIALFDVNNIKKSKRWGSSRSQWRKVSTPEVKIPFYVNADKKITLDIYADKIKVNSISVDADKGYNETVYDASFSKKGLKDFKKANKKSEIGKGNNDVYYLPKGKYTVKIGEEKTSFEVE; encoded by the coding sequence ATGAAGTCTATTTTCACTTTTGCAACACTATTTCTTTCAGGATTTTTAATTGCACAAACAGTAACAAGTTCAGATATCACGCAACAATCTTTAGAGAAAAAGTCTCAAATGATGAACTCTTCTTTGGTAAAAAATGTTGAGTTTACCAATATTGGACCAACCGTAATGAGCGGTCGTGTGGTAGATATGGATGTAAATCCAAACAATACAACCGAATTTTATGTAGGCTATGCTTCTGGTGGATTGTGGTATACAAACAATAACGGTACAACACTTACACCTGTTTTAGACAATGCTTCAACCCAAAACATTGGTGATATTGCAGTAGATTGGAAAACTGGAACCATTTGGGTAGGTACAGGAGAAAATAATTCTTCGCGCTCTAGTTATGCTGGAATTGGAATTTTAAAATCTACAGATAAAGGCGAAACTTGGCAAAATGTTGGGTTACCAGATTCTCATCATATTGGTAGAATTTTGATCAACCCAAATAATGCTGATGAAGTTATTGTAGGCGCTATTGGTCATTTATATTCTTCAAATGAAGAAAGGGGGATTTTTAAAACTACAGATGGCGGAAAAACATGGACAAAAACATTATTTATTAATGAAGACACCGGAATTATAGATGTTGATGTTGCTCCAGAAAATTTCAATATTATGTATGCTGCTTCTTGGGAAAGAGAACGCAAAGCATGGAATTTTGTTGGAAATGGAAAAAATTCTGCTATTTACAAAAGTACCGATGCTGGTACTTCTTGGACAAAAATTGCTGATAAAAGCGGTTTCCCTATAGGAGATGGAGTTGGAAGAATCGGATTAGCAGTTTTTAATGCAGAAACTGTTTATGCTTTGCATGACAGTCAATATAGAAGAGAATCGAAAAAGAAAACGACTGCTTACAATTTAACAAAAGAACAATTCGAGAATTTATCGTCTGCAGATGTTCTAGCTCTTAGAAATAAAACTTTAGACAACTATTTAAAAGAGTATGGTTTTAGAGAAAAATTTAGAGCTGAAAATGCAAAACAATTGTTAAGACCAGGTGGTTTAAAACCGAAAGAACTAATGGCTTTTTTAGACGATGAAATGGCAATCGCTTTTGAAGAACCTGTAATTGGTGCCGAAGTTTTTAAAACAACTAATGGAGGAACTTCTTGGAAAAAAACACACACTGAATATTTAGACGGAGTCAACAGTTCTTATGGATATTATTTTGGAGAAATTAGAGTGAATTTACAAGATGAAAACAGCATTTATGTTTTAGGGATTGGAATTATAAAATCTAAAGATGGCGGAAAAACATTTTCTTCCATCAGTAGAGAAAATGTACATGCAGATCATCAAGCATTGTGGGTAAACCCTAAAAAACCAGGTCATTTAGTAGAAGGAAATGATGGTGGTTTAAATATTTCTTATGATGATGGAGAAAGCTGGATAAAATTAAACAATGCTGCCGTTGGGCAATTTTATTCTGTAAATGTAGATAATGAAAAAAACTATAATGTGTATGGCGGTTTGCAAGACAACGGTGTTTGGTTTGGACCACATAATGCAAAAATTGATAAAGCATGGCATAAATCTGGGCAAAACCCTTTTAAGTCGATTATGGGTGGAGACGGAATGCATGTTCAGATAGACAACAGAAACCATAATATTGTATATACAGGCTATCAATTTGGTAATTATTACCGTATTAATTTAGAAACTGAAGAAAATATATACATTCAACCAAAACCAGAAAAAGACGCAAAACCTTACAGATTTAACTGGCAAACTCCAATTCATTTATCTAAACACAACCAAGATATTTTATATTTAGGAGGAAATAAATTACACAGATCTTTAAACCAAGGAGATACTTGGGAAACAATTTCTGACGATTTAACAAACGGCGGAAAAGAAGGAAATGTTGCCTATGGAACTTTAACCTCAATTTCTGAAAGCCCGTTCCAATTTGGATTAATTTACACTGGTTCAGACGATGGTTTACTGCATGTTTCTAAAAACGGAGGAGGAAGTTGGACTAAAATTTCTGAGAATCTTCCAAAAGATTTATGGGTTTCTAGAGTGATTGCTTCTAAGTTTAAGAAAGAGCGTGTGTATGCAACTTTAAACGGATATCGTTTTGATGATTTCACTCCGTACGTGTATATGTCTGATGATTACGGACAAACCTGGAAAAACATTGGAAACACAATTCCAACTGCTGCTGTAAACGTTATAAAAGAAGATTCTGAAAATGAAAACATAGTGTATTTAGGTACAGATAATGGATTGTATATTTCTTTTAACAACGGAACTTCTTGGGAAGCTTTCAGTAAGAATTTACCAAATGTTGCCGTACATGACTTAGTGATTCAGCCAACTGTAAAAGATTTAATTGTAGCAACACACGGACGTAGTTTATATAAAACGAATATTACTGCAATCCAAAAAATGAATGACAGTGTTTTAGTAAAATCTATTGCACTTTTCGATGTAAATAATATCAAAAAAAGTAAAAGATGGGGAAGCTCTAGAAGTCAATGGAGAAAAGTAAGTACTCCAGAAGTTAAAATTCCTTTTTATGTAAATGCTGATAAAAAAATAACGCTTGATATTTATGCTGATAAAATAAAAGTAAACTCAATTTCTGTAGATGCAGACAAAGGTTATAATGAAACTGTTTATGATGCTTCTTTTTCTAAAAAAGGATTGAAAGACTTTAAGAAAGCTAATAAAAAATCTGAAATTGGAAAAGGAAATAACGATGTATATTATTTACCTAAAGGAAAATATACCGTTAAAATTGGTGAGGAAAAAACAAGTTTTGAAGTAGAGTAA
- a CDS encoding REP-associated tyrosine transposase: protein MSRKYKFHNKSALYFVSFATVYWIEVFTRQVYFDVLAKSIDFCRVKKGMELYAYCFMPSHVHLLFRSSNEQPMELLRDFKKHTAKKIIEAIKNNPQESRKELLLWLFEKAGKEKANVTKYQFWQHHNKPIELWSEKVIKQKIDYIHNNPIELGFVTNSIDWKYSSARNFQDDHTVLEIDETGFLG from the coding sequence ATGAGTCGAAAATATAAGTTCCACAATAAATCTGCTTTATATTTTGTAAGTTTTGCTACTGTATATTGGATAGAAGTCTTTACAAGACAAGTATATTTTGATGTATTAGCAAAAAGCATCGATTTTTGTAGAGTGAAAAAAGGTATGGAACTGTATGCGTATTGTTTTATGCCAAGTCATGTCCATTTATTATTTAGATCTTCTAATGAACAACCCATGGAGCTCCTAAGAGACTTTAAAAAACATACTGCAAAAAAAATAATTGAAGCTATAAAGAACAATCCACAGGAAAGTAGAAAAGAGTTGTTACTTTGGTTATTTGAAAAAGCGGGGAAAGAGAAAGCGAATGTAACTAAATATCAATTTTGGCAACATCACAATAAACCAATAGAGTTGTGGAGCGAAAAAGTAATCAAGCAAAAAATAGATTATATTCACAACAATCCTATTGAGCTTGGTTTTGTAACAAACTCAATCGATTGGAAATATTCTAGTGCAAGAAATTTTCAAGATGATCATACCGTTTTAGAAATAGATGAAACTGGCTTTTTAGGTTAA